The sequence below is a genomic window from Denitratisoma sp. DHT3.
ATTCGCCCCGGTCCGTCCCGGAGCGTGTGTCAGCCTACTCTCGAAAAATGTTCGACATTGTCCTATATCAGCCGGAAATCCCCCCCAATACCGGCAACATCCTGCGTCTGGCCGCCAATAGCGGCAGCCGCCTGAACCTGGTCGAGCCGCTGGGTTTCAGCATCTCGGAGGCTGCGGTGCGGCGGGCCGGCATGGACTACGCGGAACTGGCGGAAGTGGTGGTGCATGAAAATTGGCCCGCATGCCGCGCCTCTCTCGCGCGGCGCCGCGTCTTCGCGCTCAGCACCCGCGGCACGGTACGCTACGACCAGGTGAGCTATCAGCCGGGCGATGCCTTCCTCTTCGGCCCGGAGACCAGCGGCCTGCCCCAGGCCGTGCTCGACGAAATCCCGCCCGAACGACGCCTGCGCCTGCCGATGGTGCCTGGCAACCGCAGCATCAACCTGTCCAACACGGTGGCCATCCTGGTGTTCGAAGCCTGGCGGCAGCAAGGCTTCACCGGCGGCGGCTGAGAAAACGCCGAACACGCCGCCCCGCGCAAGCGCCGGCGCGGCCGGCCACGCTATTCGGCCCTGGGTTCCCGCGCCATCAGGACATCGACCGCGGCGGCGGGTGACAATCGGCCATCCAGCACGGTGTAGACGGCCTCGGTGATGGGCATGTCCACGCCCAGTTCGCGGGCGCGGCGGATCACTTCACGGGTCGTCGAGACGCCTTCGGCGACATGTCCCAGCTCCCGGGTGATGGCCTCCAGCGCCTGCCCCCGGGCCAGCGCCAGGCCGACCCGGCGATTGCGGGAGAGGTCGCCGGTACAGGTGAGGATCAGGTCCCCCATCCCGGCCAGGCCCATGAAGGTTTCGCGGCGCGCGCCCAGGACGACGCCGAAACGGGTGATCTCCACCAGGCCCCGGGTCATCAGGGCGGCGCGGGCGTTGAGACCGAGGCCGAGGCCGTCGCTGATGCCGCAGGCGATGGCCAACACGTTCTTGACCGCGCCCCCCACTTCCGCGCCGATCAGGTCGCCGTTGGCGTAGAGCCGCAGCCGATGGCCGTTGAGGACGTGGGCCATGTCACGCGCGAAGGACTCGTCGGCCGCGGCGAGGGTGAGCGCGGTGGGCAGGCCACGCGCCACTTCATCGGCGAAACTGGGGCCGGTCAGCACGCCGCTCTGGAGCCCCGGCCCCTCGGCCGCCACCACCTGATGCGGCAGCAGGCCGCTGCCGGCCTCCAGGCCCTTGCAGGCCCAGAGCACGGGCGGCGGACGGTCGCAGCGAGCCAGGCGCGCCACGGTTTCCCGCAGCCCGGCCAGCGGCGTGACGATCAGCGCCATGTCGGCGGCACGCGCCACGTCGAACTCGGCGCTCAGCAGCAAATCGGCGGGCAACGGGCAGCCGGGCAGATAGCGCCGGTTTTCGCGGGCGGCGGCCATCGCCGCCACCTGGGCGGCGTCGCGCGACCAGAGGGTGACCCGGTGCCGCTCCGCCAACGAGATCGCCAGGGCCGTGCCCCAGGCGCCCGCGCCCAGTACGACGATGTTCATGATCGATTAACGTGAAAATCCGTAATACTTCTGTACTTCGGAATGACGAGACTTGGTAGGAGCGGGCCATGCCCGCGACCGGTACATGGTGTCGCACAGTTGTCGCGGGCATGGCCCGCTCCTACAGTACTGTGCCCTTCGACGGGACTCAGGACAGACTTCGACAGACGCAGCCCGAACGGATGGTGATTGGCCAACGCTGTCCCGACAGAGCTTTTCCGCGTTCACAATCCCCAGACCTGGAGCGCCCGGACATATCCCGACTGGCCGCCGCGATGGCGGACCTTGGCCCAGCCGGCGGACGCGGCCTCCTGCAGGTCGAGAACCACGTCCTTCTCGGCCTCGAACACCAGGGCGGCCTTGTCGTCGGGCTGGCTCCGGACCTGCGCCCGCTCGGCGCGGATCATCACGGTGCGCCTGGGCGAGAGGAACCTGGTTTCGATCCAGGTCATGTCGCCGCTGCTGTCGCGCACCTTGCTCCAGCCTTCGGCGTCGAACACCAGTTCCACCGGAGTGGCGCGGGCGATCACATAGCGCGGCTTGCCCTTGGCGGCGGGCCCGTCCTGCAGCACCGCCGGTTCCGCCACGGAACGGAAATCCAGTGCCCGCACCGGCACGGCGGCCAGCGCGGAGAGCAGCCCCAGTCCCAGCATCGAGCAGCGCGCCAGGTTCATCGGCTTACTGAATCGGTACTTCGTGAGGGCCTTGTTCCTGCTGCTGGGCCATCAGGCGCTGCTGGTACATCGCCTCGAAATTCACCGGCGCCAGCAGCACGGGCGGGAAACCGGCGCGGCTCACGGCATCGGAGACGGTCTCGCGGGCGTAGGGGAACAGGATGTTGGGGCAGGCGATGGAGAGCAGCGGATCCATGTCCTCGGCGGGGATGTTGCGGATCTGGAAAATGCCGGCCTGGCCCGCTTCCACCAGGAAATAGGTCTTTTCCTCGTGCTTGGCGGTGACGGTGACGGTCAGCACCGTCTCGTAATAGCCGTCGCCGATGTCGGCGGCCTGGGTCTGCAACTGGATCTGGATTTCGGGCGGCTGGTTGTCGAGGAAGATCTGGGGCGCGTTGGGCACTTCCAGGGACAGGTCCTTGACGAAAATCTTCTCGATGCTGAAGGTGGGCTGCTGCTGTTCGCTCATGATGGAATCGGACTCAGGTTGAAGTGGGACTGCATAAAAAGGAAAGGCATTGTACGCGCTAGGGCTTGAGCAGGGCGTCGAGCCGACCCTGGTGGTCCAGTTCGTAGAGATCGTCGCAGCCGCCGACATGGAAGTCGTCGATGAATATCTGCGGCACGGTGCGACGGCCGTCGGTGCGCGCCATCATTTCCTCGCGCCGTTCGGGTTCGAGATCGACGCGGACCTTTTCGATCTCGGTCACGCCCTTGCGGCGCAGCAGTTGCTCGGCGCGGATGCAGTAGGGACAGACGGCGGTGGCGTACATCAGGATGCGTGGCATGGCGGATTCCTTACGATGAAATACCCCGCTGCGCGCAGGTGTGGGAAACAGGTTCCCATGCGCGCTACTTGGTGGTGATCGGCAGGTTGGCCTCGGCCCAGGCGCCCATGCCGCCGTTCAGGTTGAAGACCTGGGCAAAGCCGGCCTTCTTCAGCACCTCGCAGGCCTTGGTGGAGCGGCCGCCGCTGGCGCAGCAGACGATCAGGGGGCGGGCCTTGAATTTCTCGATTTCGTGCAGGCGCTTTTCCAACTGCCCCAGGGTGATGTGGCGGGCGCCCGGGATGTGGCCCTTGCCCCACTCGTCGGACTCCCGCACATCGACCACCACGGCGTCCTCGCGGTTGATCTTGAGCGTGGCCTCGGCGACCGACACGCCGCCGCCCGGACCGCCCCGCAGCAGGGGATAGAGCAGCATGCCGCCGCTGATCAGTGCCAGCAGCACCAGGAAGACGTTTTGTTGAATGAAGTCCAGAAGCAAAATTTCTTATCCTTTTTTCGTGGGCGGCGGTGCGCCGCAAAAAACTTCCCGCATCAGGCCGATCAATTGCAGGGTGCGCTGGTCGGCCACCCGGTAGAACACTCGATTGGCGTCCTTGCGGGTCTGCAGCACCTCCTTGTCGCGCAGGATGGCCAGATGCTGGGAAATATTGCTCTGCGAGGTTCCCACCATGTCGACGATGTCCTGCACGCAGACTTCCTGGTCCCCCACCACGCACATGATCTTCAGGCGCAACGGATGCGCGATCGCCTTCAGCGCGCGAGCGGCCGTCTCGATGTGTTCCTGCCTGACGATGAGATCCTGAACGATGCTGGTGTTGGACATGCGGGGCCCCGAAGAGGGAGGGTACTCTGAATATTATAAAATACCGATGCATCGGGCCGGGCCCCCATCAGGGATTTCCCGCATCCGGACTTTTTCATCCTCACTCGCAGAAAATACCATGTACAAGATCGTCCTCCTCCGCCACGGCGAATCCGTCTGGAACCAGGAAAACCGTTTCACTGGCTGGACCGACGTCGGCCTGACCGAAAAGGGTCTGGCGGAAGCCCGCGCCGCCGGCCAGTTGCTGAAGCAGGAAGGCTACGCCTTCGACGTGGCCTACACCTCGGTCCTGAAGCGCGCCGTAAAGACCCTGTGGACGGTGCTGGAGGAAATGGACCGGATGTGGATTCCCATCCACCACTCCTGGCGCCTCAACGAGCGCCATTACGGCGCCTTGCAGGGCCTCAACAAATCGGAGACCGCGGCCAAGTACGGCGACGAGCAGGTGCTGGTCTGGCGCCGCGCCTACGACACCCCGCCGCCGCCCCTGGAAGAGGGCGACGAGCGCCTGGAGATCGGCAATCCCCGCTATGCCAACCTGACGCCCGACCAGTTCCCGCGCACCGAATGCCTGAAGGACACGGTGGCGCGCTTCCTGCCCTACTGGCACGAGACCATCGCGCCGATGGTGAAGAGCGGCAAGCAGGTGGTCATCGCCGCCCACGGCAACAGCCTGCGGGCCCTGATCAAGTATCTGGACCAGGTTTCCGATGACGACATCGTCGGTCTCAACATCCCCACCGCCCAGCCCCTGGTGTATGAGCTGGACGCCGACCTGAAACCGATCAAGAGCTACTATCTGGGCGACCAGGAGGCGATCAAGGCGGCCATGGCGGCGGTGGCAGCACAAGGTAAGGCGAAGTAGATGGGCCTTCCCCCCAGCCCCCTTCCCTGGGAAGGGGGTGACGGTGGTTCGCGGGCTGCCCCCGCTCCGGGTCATGGCGGCCCCGCCTTGGGGCGGCCCGGCGGCGGGACGCCCTTGCGTTGAACAGCCTGCCTCTCCGACTCCCATTGAGACTATTCGCCCTGCCACACTCGTTGAATAGCCGCCCCGCCGCCTCGGCGAGGGAATTCCGGAAGTGGTGCTTGCGCGCGCCCCTGCTCGCCTGGGCAATGCTCTTGCTGCTGTCTTCAACCGATCTCGCCCTGGCCGCGCCGGCAACCAGCAAGCAGACCGAACTCAAGGAGATTCGCGGCCGGATCGGCGCGCTGCAAAAGGATCTGGCCAGGAGCGAGACATCCCGCAACAACGTCAGCGACCAGTTGCGGGCGACCGAATCCGCCATTTCAACGGCCAATCGTCGTCTGCGCGAACTGGGCCAGGAGCGGGCCGAGACGGAGGAGGCGCTGGCGCAACTGAAACAGCAGTCGGGCCAGTTGTCGGGCAGCATCGGCCGCCAGCAAAAGCAGCTTTCCCAACTGCTGTACCGCCAGTACCTGCATGGCGAAGCCGACGCCCTGCAACTGATGCTGATGGGCACCGACCCCAACCAGGCGGCACGGGATCGGCATTTCCTGCGCCTGCTCTCCGCCGCCGAGGCGCGGATGCTGGCGGAATTGCGCGATTCGCTGCGGCAGAAGCAGCGGCTTTCCGCCAAAGTCGAGGAACAGCGGACGAAGCTGGCCGAAATCGAGAAGCGCCAGCAGGAGAGCCGCGCCAGTCTGCTCTCTCGGCAGCAGGAGCGCCAGGCGCTGCTGGCGCGGATTTCCAGCCAGATCAAGGCCCAGCGCCGGGAGATCGGCACGCTCAAGGAGAACGAGCAGCGCCTGACGCAACTGATCGCGCGGCTCTCCCGGCCGGCGCCGGCGAAACCGGCCCCCTCGGTGAAAGCGCCGGCCCGGCGAAACGCCGCGGAGCCGGTGCTGAAGAACGAGCACGCGCCCGATCCCGCGGCGGCCGGCGGCGCCTTCGCCAGCCTGCGGGGCAAGCTGCGCCTGCCGCTGAAGGGCGAGATCGCCGGCCGCTTCGGCGCGGCGCGGCCGGAGGGCGGCACCTGGAAGGGATTGTTCATCCGCGCCGCCGAGGGCAGCGAGGTGCGGGCCGTGGCGTCCGGCCGGGTGGTGTTCGCCGACTGGCTGCGGGGCTTCGGCAACCTGCTGATCCTGGATCACGGCGACGGTTTCCTTTCCGTCTATGGTTTCAACCAGTCGCTGCTGCGGGAAAGCGGCCGCGAGGTGAAGACCGGCGACGTCATCGCCACCGCCGGCGCCAGCGGCGGCGGCGTGGAATCGGGTTTATACTTTGAACTCCGCCATCAGGGCCTGCCGTTCGATCCGCTCAAATGGTCCAGCTTGCGCTGATGCCCGTCGATGTCGTAAGCCCCTTCCCAGGAAATCCAAGGAAACCCAATGCGTAGCAAGCTGCAAAAGCTCGGCTTCATCGGTGTCGGCATGGTGGCCGGCATTCTCGCCAGCCTGAATTTTTCCGCCAACGCCGGCAAGGAAGCCATGGGCGGACTGCCCGTGGAGGAGTTGCGCAGCTTCGCCGATGTCTATAACGCCATCAAGCAAGGCTACGTCGAGCCCGTCGACGACAAGAAGCTGATCACCCATGCGATCAGCGGCATGCTCTCCAACCTGGACCCGCACTCGGCCTATCTCGACGCCGACGCCTTCAAGGATCTCCAGGTCAATACCCAGGGCGAATTCGGCGGCCTGGGAATCGAAGTGGGCATGGAAGACGGTTTCGTCAAGGTGGTGGCGCCGATCGAGGACACGCCGGCCTGGCGCGCCGGCGTCAAGGCCGGCGACCTGATCGTCAAGCTCGACGAGACCCCGGTGCGCGGCATGACCCTCAATGACGCGGTCAAGCGGATGCGGGGCAAGCCCAAGACCCCGATCACCCTGACGATCGCCCGCAAGGGCGAGTCCAAGCCGCTGGTGATCACCATCGTGCGCGACAAGATCAAGGTCCAGAGCGTCAAGTCCAAGCTGATCGAGCCGGGGTTCGGCTATCTGCGGGTGACCCAGTTCCAGGAAGAAACCATCGCCGACCTGGTGAAGCATCTGGACAAGCTCTACCAGGACAAGGAAAACAAGGGCGCGGAGCTGCGCGGCCTGGTGCTGGACCTGCGCAACGATCCCGGCGGCCTGCTCCACGCCGCGGTCGGCGTGTCCGCCGCCTTCCTGCCGCCCAAGACCCTGGTGACCTCCACCGACGGCCGCACCGAGGACGCCAAGCGCAAGTACATCGCGGCGCCCGAGGACTACCTGCGCGGCTACAAGCAGGACGTGCTGAAGGACCTGCCCGCCGGCGTGCGCAGCGTGCCCCTGGTGGTGCTGGTGAACGGCGGCTCGGCCTCGGCCTCTGAAATCGTCGCCGGCGCGCTGCAGGACCACAAGCGGGCGGTGGTGATGGGCACCCAGACCTTCGGCAAGGGTTCGGTGCAGACCGTGCTGCCTCTGTCCAACAACACCGCGATCAAGCTGACCACCGCCCGCTACTACACCCCCAGCGGCCGCTCGATCCAGGCCAAGGGCATCGTCCCGGACGTGGTGGTGGAGGAATCCGCCAACGGCGACTCCCAGGCCCTGCACATGCGGGAGGCCGACCTGGAGCGCCACCTGGAGAACGACAAGGACAAGGGCGCGCCGCCGGCCAAGGCCGCCGACAAATCCAAGGCGCCGGCGCCGAATGGCAAAGGCGGCAAGGGCGGCAAGGAGGAAGGCGACGAGGCGGCGCCGGTGAAACCGTTCGAGTTCGCCTCCAGGAACGATTACCAACTGAAGCAGGCCATGAATCTGCTCAAGGCCTGGCAGATCATCCGCAAACCATAGGCCCGCCATGTCCCACACCGGCAAGATGACGGTCGAGAAAGCGCGCCGCCTGCGCGACGAGGAGCGCGGGCAACCGCGCATGCCGCTGGACGATCCGCACCCCGGTAGCCGCAAGCAGCGCGAGATACGGTTCGACGGCGCCCGGCCCGGGCAGGTGGCCGAGGCGATGGCGCTGCTGCTCGATCTGGAACGGCTGCAGGTGCGCGAAGGCCAGGGACCCAACTCGCTGACGGTGGAATATGAAATCGTCGACTTCACCCTGCAAGGGCTGGAGACGGCATTGGTGCGCCAGGGCTTCCACCTCGATCATTCGGTGTATGCCCAGTTGTCGCGGGCGGTGATCTACTTTTGCGAAGAGACCCAGTTGCGCAACCTGAGCCACCCCGAGCGCCTGCTGAAGAAATCCCACGAGGTCTATTCCAAGGCGTGGGAGCGCCATCCGCACGGCGACCGCGACGAGACGCCGCCCGACCTGCGCAACGAGAAATAACGGTTACTACTGCCGGTTCCCTCCCCCCCCCCCCAGCCCCTCTCCCGCAAGCGGGCGAGGGGAGCTTCCAGAAGTCTCTACGCGACTTTCACATCGAATTGAACGACCAGCAACTGCTTCGCTACAGCCGCCACATCCTGCTGCCCGAGATCGGCATCGAGGGCCAGCAGCGCCTGCTCGACGCACGCGTGCTGATCGTCGGCGCCGGCGGCCTGGGTTCGCCCGCCGCCTACTACCTGGCCAGCGCCGGCATCGGCACCCTGGTGCTGGCCGATGGCGACACGGTGGACCTCACCAACCTGCAACGCCAGATCCTCCACCGCGAGGCCGCCGTGGGCCAGCCCAAGGCCGAGTCCGGCGCGCGCACCCTGACCGAACTCAATCCGGAATGCCGGGTGGTGCCCCTCGCCCGACGCCTGGAAGCGGGACAACTGGAGGAAGAGGTCGCGCAGGCGGACGTGGTGCTCGACTGCTCCGACAACTTCGCCACCCGCCACGCGATCAACCGGGCCTGCGTGCGCCACGGCCGCCCCCTGGTGTCGGGCGCGGCGATCCGCTTCGACGGCCAGCTCTCGGTGTTCGACCGGCGCCGCGACGACGCCCCCTGCTACCACTGCCTGTTTCCCGAGGCCGAGGACGTGGAGGAAGTGCGCTGCGCGGTGATGGGCGTCTTCGCCCCGCTCACCGGCATCGTCGGCACCGTCCAGGCCGCCGAGGCACTGAAGCTGCTGATCGGCTGCGGCGAGAGCCTGGCCGGCCGGCTGCTGCTGCTCGACGGCCTCGCCATGGAATGGCGCGAAATCCGCGTGCCGCGCGACCCGGCCTGCACGGTCTGCGGCGGAACCTGAGGTTCGCCCCCCTTCGCCCCCCTCCGGGGGGTTCGATACTGCTCGCTGCACTCGGTTGTTTGGGGGACTTCGTGGCGGCACCGATAGGATGCGGCTGGCGCCGCGTGCCGCTTTTCCCCATCGTGGCCATCGTGGGGAATGCGGCGTGGCGGAAAAGCTCGTTTTTTACGCTCGGCGGCCCTACGCCAGCAGACGCTGGCGTAGCCGTTCGCGGCGCTCGCCGGTGAGGCCGCCGACTTCTTCCAGATAGCGGTCCAGGCTGCCGTATTCGATGCGCACGGCGGTCAGCGCGGTCTCGATGAATTCCGGGCGCACGCCCATGATCACCGCCAGCGCCTCGGGCTCCAGCGACCGGCCCAGCACCTGCGCGAGCAGGTTGCCCATGGAGTCGGACACCGGCGAGCCGACCAGCAGGTCGCCGGACTTCAGGTATTCGTCGACGATCTGCTCTTCCGCCGCGCCCAGGGCATGCAGCACCAGGGCGCAGGCGAAGCCGGTGCGGTCCTTGCCGGCGGTGCAATGAACCATCAGCGGCAGCCCGGCCTCGTCCAGCAGCAGGTCGAAAAGCCGCGGCAGCTGCTGGCGGAACCCCTGCGGCAGGTGCTCGTAGGTGGCCATCATCATGCGGTGGGCGCCGGTGACGCTGCAATCGTGCTCCAGCAGATGCATCAGCGCCGCGTTGCCGGCCCGCACGTCGGTGCTGACGTCGGAGTTCAGAATTCGCGCCGTGCTGTAGTCGGCCCAGGTGCCGCGACTGTGGCTGCGCTCGCGGGAACTGCGCAGGTCCATCACCCAGCGCAGGTCCAGCGCGCGGACCGCCGCTTCCGCCGCCGGCGACGGGTCGGTCAGGATGCCGGCGCGAAAGATGAGGCCGGAACGCACCCGGCCGCCGTCCACGGCGGCGATGCCGCCCAGGTCGCGGAAGGTGGGCGCCGCCGCAAGCAGCGGCGCGCTGGAAATTTCACTCATGACACAAATTCCGTAGAAGTGGAAATTTTAAGGGCGCGGATCACGACCCCAGATCGATCCCGTATTCGGCCGCATACAGCGCCA
It includes:
- a CDS encoding tRNA (cytidine(34)-2'-O)-methyltransferase, with protein sequence MFDIVLYQPEIPPNTGNILRLAANSGSRLNLVEPLGFSISEAAVRRAGMDYAELAEVVVHENWPACRASLARRRVFALSTRGTVRYDQVSYQPGDAFLFGPETSGLPQAVLDEIPPERRLRLPMVPGNRSINLSNTVAILVFEAWRQQGFTGGG
- a CDS encoding NAD(P)H-dependent glycerol-3-phosphate dehydrogenase encodes the protein MNIVVLGAGAWGTALAISLAERHRVTLWSRDAAQVAAMAAARENRRYLPGCPLPADLLLSAEFDVARAADMALIVTPLAGLRETVARLARCDRPPPVLWACKGLEAGSGLLPHQVVAAEGPGLQSGVLTGPSFADEVARGLPTALTLAAADESFARDMAHVLNGHRLRLYANGDLIGAEVGGAVKNVLAIACGISDGLGLGLNARAALMTRGLVEITRFGVVLGARRETFMGLAGMGDLILTCTGDLSRNRRVGLALARGQALEAITRELGHVAEGVSTTREVIRRARELGVDMPITEAVYTVLDGRLSPAAAVDVLMAREPRAE
- a CDS encoding SH3 domain-containing protein, coding for MNLARCSMLGLGLLSALAAVPVRALDFRSVAEPAVLQDGPAAKGKPRYVIARATPVELVFDAEGWSKVRDSSGDMTWIETRFLSPRRTVMIRAERAQVRSQPDDKAALVFEAEKDVVLDLQEAASAGWAKVRHRGGQSGYVRALQVWGL
- the secB gene encoding protein-export chaperone SecB, yielding MSEQQQPTFSIEKIFVKDLSLEVPNAPQIFLDNQPPEIQIQLQTQAADIGDGYYETVLTVTVTAKHEEKTYFLVEAGQAGIFQIRNIPAEDMDPLLSIACPNILFPYARETVSDAVSRAGFPPVLLAPVNFEAMYQQRLMAQQQEQGPHEVPIQ
- the grxC gene encoding glutaredoxin 3 → MPRILMYATAVCPYCIRAEQLLRRKGVTEIEKVRVDLEPERREEMMARTDGRRTVPQIFIDDFHVGGCDDLYELDHQGRLDALLKP
- a CDS encoding rhodanese-like domain-containing protein — protein: MLLDFIQQNVFLVLLALISGGMLLYPLLRGGPGGGVSVAEATLKINREDAVVVDVRESDEWGKGHIPGARHITLGQLEKRLHEIEKFKARPLIVCCASGGRSTKACEVLKKAGFAQVFNLNGGMGAWAEANLPITTK
- a CDS encoding ArsR/SmtB family transcription factor, whose amino-acid sequence is MSNTSIVQDLIVRQEHIETAARALKAIAHPLRLKIMCVVGDQEVCVQDIVDMVGTSQSNISQHLAILRDKEVLQTRKDANRVFYRVADQRTLQLIGLMREVFCGAPPPTKKG
- the gpmA gene encoding 2,3-diphosphoglycerate-dependent phosphoglycerate mutase — protein: MYKIVLLRHGESVWNQENRFTGWTDVGLTEKGLAEARAAGQLLKQEGYAFDVAYTSVLKRAVKTLWTVLEEMDRMWIPIHHSWRLNERHYGALQGLNKSETAAKYGDEQVLVWRRAYDTPPPPLEEGDERLEIGNPRYANLTPDQFPRTECLKDTVARFLPYWHETIAPMVKSGKQVVIAAHGNSLRALIKYLDQVSDDDIVGLNIPTAQPLVYELDADLKPIKSYYLGDQEAIKAAMAAVAAQGKAK
- a CDS encoding murein hydrolase activator EnvC family protein, producing the protein MRAPLLAWAMLLLLSSTDLALAAPATSKQTELKEIRGRIGALQKDLARSETSRNNVSDQLRATESAISTANRRLRELGQERAETEEALAQLKQQSGQLSGSIGRQQKQLSQLLYRQYLHGEADALQLMLMGTDPNQAARDRHFLRLLSAAEARMLAELRDSLRQKQRLSAKVEEQRTKLAEIEKRQQESRASLLSRQQERQALLARISSQIKAQRREIGTLKENEQRLTQLIARLSRPAPAKPAPSVKAPARRNAAEPVLKNEHAPDPAAAGGAFASLRGKLRLPLKGEIAGRFGAARPEGGTWKGLFIRAAEGSEVRAVASGRVVFADWLRGFGNLLILDHGDGFLSVYGFNQSLLRESGREVKTGDVIATAGASGGGVESGLYFELRHQGLPFDPLKWSSLR
- a CDS encoding S41 family peptidase, with amino-acid sequence MRSKLQKLGFIGVGMVAGILASLNFSANAGKEAMGGLPVEELRSFADVYNAIKQGYVEPVDDKKLITHAISGMLSNLDPHSAYLDADAFKDLQVNTQGEFGGLGIEVGMEDGFVKVVAPIEDTPAWRAGVKAGDLIVKLDETPVRGMTLNDAVKRMRGKPKTPITLTIARKGESKPLVITIVRDKIKVQSVKSKLIEPGFGYLRVTQFQEETIADLVKHLDKLYQDKENKGAELRGLVLDLRNDPGGLLHAAVGVSAAFLPPKTLVTSTDGRTEDAKRKYIAAPEDYLRGYKQDVLKDLPAGVRSVPLVVLVNGGSASASEIVAGALQDHKRAVVMGTQTFGKGSVQTVLPLSNNTAIKLTTARYYTPSGRSIQAKGIVPDVVVEESANGDSQALHMREADLERHLENDKDKGAPPAKAADKSKAPAPNGKGGKGGKEEGDEAAPVKPFEFASRNDYQLKQAMNLLKAWQIIRKP
- a CDS encoding HesA/MoeB/ThiF family protein — its product is MNDQQLLRYSRHILLPEIGIEGQQRLLDARVLIVGAGGLGSPAAYYLASAGIGTLVLADGDTVDLTNLQRQILHREAAVGQPKAESGARTLTELNPECRVVPLARRLEAGQLEEEVAQADVVLDCSDNFATRHAINRACVRHGRPLVSGAAIRFDGQLSVFDRRRDDAPCYHCLFPEAEDVEEVRCAVMGVFAPLTGIVGTVQAAEALKLLIGCGESLAGRLLLLDGLAMEWREIRVPRDPACTVCGGT
- a CDS encoding tyrosine-protein phosphatase, with translation MSEISSAPLLAAAPTFRDLGGIAAVDGGRVRSGLIFRAGILTDPSPAAEAAVRALDLRWVMDLRSSRERSHSRGTWADYSTARILNSDVSTDVRAGNAALMHLLEHDCSVTGAHRMMMATYEHLPQGFRQQLPRLFDLLLDEAGLPLMVHCTAGKDRTGFACALVLHALGAAEEQIVDEYLKSGDLLVGSPVSDSMGNLLAQVLGRSLEPEALAVIMGVRPEFIETALTAVRIEYGSLDRYLEEVGGLTGERRERLRQRLLA